The Rosa rugosa chromosome 3, drRosRugo1.1, whole genome shotgun sequence sequence ATTTTGTTTATGAAATAGGGTACTTATTGTACAGGTAAATTATATCTTGCTAATTTTAACTTTCTTGTTCTCTAAAACCGCTATTCTTTCCTTTTCAAGTTTGTCCTTAACATGAATTCAAGCAGAAATAGCAGTGAATGTTGATAATTGTCGCTTATATATAAGGGGACGAAACTATAAGATGATCGATAACTTAGGTAATTTAGAAAACAATTGGAAACATTTAGGCAATTAGGCGTAAGATTTGCCAAGTTCAAGCAGGCATTAGGGTTTTTTCCCTTTGGTTATGAAGTTTATAGCTACTCACCAAAGATGAATTATATAAAATCTCTTTCAATTATAGGGCTATCTTTCAATTTACTGTGATCACAACCATCACACTCTCTTTCTAGGGAAATCCATCGATCGACGGATTCTCGTTTCAATGGTAGAGCATTGTTATCATTTTTTCGGGCTATGGCCGGGTTCATTGAGCTATCAACAATATTCATAAGAAGTTGTACTCACATAATCCTCTAAaagaaaacacacacacaaaaaaatacagaaaacaaatttttatttttaagtttGTTTTAGTTTTGTAGTATGGTTGATCATGGGGCTAACACTTCAATAGGtcaccaaaacaaaaattaagcCCTGCATCTAATTACAACAAATAGGCATGCTACTATACTAGCTCATGTGAGTAGAAATAAttgactaattaattaattgttggATTTTCCTTGTGTAACTTGCTATTAGGGTTTGGGTTTCTTTTATTGAGTATGAGTCTACTCtatcaacaatttttttttttttctttcttcttttcttaaaagaggatcaaaggatttcttcttttcttacaATTATTCCAAtggttgatatatatatatatatatatatatatatatatgtgtgtgtgtgtgtgtgtgtgtgtgtgtgtgtgtgtcagtTCGAGATACACAATTGATTAACTACACTGTGTCGAGTTTCTTGAATATTATGCTGTAGGATTACATTGATATAACCATAATTGCTCAACAACTTTCATATATTAATTATGAGTATTAATTATGAGATCAAAATTCGTTGGTCATACCTTTATGGTGTGAATGAGATCAATCTGACAGTGAAAATATTACAAGAGATCGAAATTCATTCTTTTGTTTATGGATCTTCTGTTACTAAATTTCATTAGTATTTCAACTTGGTATTTAACTGAGTTCGCTACTTTTGTAATGTAGCATATTTTGGATCTTGTTTCTTTGGGGGACATTATGTGATCTTGATCTTAGTACATATATACTAGCCTAGTACTGCAGATCGATTTAGTTCATCGATCTGTTCTGTAACTCTCTCAATTCTTAGATCTAGAGACAATCAACACAGACGCAAACTACAGCTTggggctagctagctagttcagGCCTTGGTCCTGACAACAGAACCCCAAATttatgtaaaaaataaaaacagctAGTTGAGCTGATGCATTATGCAGCTGATATATATGTACAGTTCATAAGTAGAAGCTAGCTAGCTGCTTTCTCTTCGTTCTCTACTTTTCTAACTAAACTAACTCCCATTCATTATTTTTTATCTGTTGTCGTGAAGAGGCTAGGTTACTTTGTGAATTTACTATCTAAGCTTAGGGTTTACCTTGatatataatttaaccctaattAGTTTAACCTTTCCATGGTTAATTTTGTCGTCAAACCCCCAACAGGTCTCGATCATGCCCCCGATTTAAGTAGTTTTCAAAATATTCAAATGCAGTGAACTTGGATCATCTTCCCACAAGTGAGGATGACTAGCTAACTCTAATATTATTGTCAAGTTCTTTGAAGTTTATGCCTAGATTCTTCGCAAATGaagacaaaagaggagagaaGTGCGAGAGACTAGTATTGAATTAATATTATTTCTAGGGTTCCTCTCATATCATATACTTTACCTATATATTTGCCATCTCGATATTTGAGAAAACCATCACatatattttcttcttgataactacaaaattaagaaaaaaagtTTATACTTATTGAGACAGAATGAGATAATGGATCTGGAAGCCTAACGAAGCCTAACATTTAGTTCTTAGTTGCTTGATAATAATGCAATTCTTGATCTTTACTTTATCATAAGCTCATTCTTTTACAAGATGAAGTGTCCATGAGAGAATAGTACTAGtgcgaatatatatatatatatatatatatatatatatatatatatatatatatatatacagatttgctcacctaagggacagttttaaggaactgtgagggacaaatgcatcttaaccacatgtattaaatataaaagaagaaattataataacttaaaactgtgcatttattgaGAGAGAAATTTTAGCTTCttattttacaattcacacttttttgttgttgaaattattataagaaaataaaatttaagttactaaCAAAGCAAACATAGAGTGCCGATTGTAAAATATATATAGTGTGAATTCACATctcatataatatatatatatatatatatatatatatatatatattttttcctgGAGAAAAGATTTAGAGTCCCAGTAATGGAATCTGCCAAAGAAGAGCCCTAAATCTGACAGGGGCATGTGTGGTTCATGAGTTCTCCATGTGACACCTAGCAGAGTTCCCAACTCTACACGTGCTGGCACATACTTTGTGTATTTTCTTTCCGGCTTTGTAGTGGTTTCATGGCAAAACtcaaaataataatgaattaaATCCAGCACCTtgcactctttttttttttttttaaacatgaGAGGAAACAGTACAGAGAATAAATCTTCTGCGAAGTtgtatcaaaaattcaaaatttacatATGAAATAATTTTAGTAGGAAAATTATGAAGCCAAACATTATTATACACTAATGGTTTCATCCTTGTAGTTTATCTGTAAATAGATAGAAAATCTCAATAATGTCGTAAACTCTTTGTTTATGTCCAAAACGATGTCGTTTTAGCTTTTAATGTTTGAAATTAACCTTTCGTCTGTCAACCCTGAACATACAATTCTCTGAAAAATGCATTAGCATAGCAATATTCATATAAGTTTATATACTAATCACAATGCCTCTAATACTATCTAAGAAGCTCTCAAGCCTCGATCACCCTATcagaattttcaattttgatttttattcTTTACAAGAAGACCTTTCTATTTGAGCACCAGAACGTTACTCAATTATCTATTGAACGTTACTCAATTATCTATTTAGCTACACTTTTCTAAAGCTGCGAATCTTATAGACTTGTACACATTTACCTCCAGATCTTCTCTCTGTATGTTGTACTATAGTTCATAAGTCATGCCCACTTTTAACATGCGCTTGTGAGGAATATCAAACACTTTGTCACTCTGCCTCAGATTTCGCTTCAAGAAATTGTAAGCATAATCAATCAAGATCCTTTTCGCTATCCCAGCTCCTTTCGCAGCCGTCACTTCATTCTCACCAATTAAGTGCACAACCCCCCGATGCCACGCTTTGTCAATCGCCTCAATCTCTGTCTCCAACAGTATATCGTCTTGTTGTTTCCTttgatcttcatcatcatcaagtaCTTGCTTTACATTCTCGTTTTCGTTCTCATTCTCATTATGACCATTTCCATTAACCAACTCATGATCATCACCTTCTAACTCAGCAGAAACTTCCTTTTCCAATTTCTCTCCATTGGTTATGTGCATGGTTCTTTGAGATAGCCAAAAGTCATCCCTTAGGAACTCCTTCAATTTTTCTATCAGCAATCCTTCAAAGGGTTCATTCTCATTTCGGACATCTGTGTACCCGTATCTAGCGACACATCGGAACACATTAAGCTCTCTAGGCTCCACTCTGCGGAAAAGAAAACGCTCCTCCAACGGAACCTTGCTTATCGGTAATGATTTGATGGAGACAAAAACCAGGACTGAGTGCAAAGCAGGCACATTTGCCGCGTAATGACTGAAGATTGGAGGAATTCCTTGAACGAGTTCTGAATAGAACATGGCGAGGCCAGGCATGCGGCAAAAGTTTTTGTCCACGGCAAGTTGCTTGAGCTTTTCAGGGGAAATTTTGTGCTCGAGCTCGTAGTAGTACTTTCTTCGATGAACATCGTTCCACACAAACATTATGAGCATCAGTAAAGTGGCAATTGCCAAAGGAAGATATCCACCTTGGTCAAATTTGTAGAGCACCGAACTCAAGTACATAAGCTCCACGCTTCCGATGATAAGAACATATGAGATAATGAGAAGTATTGGGGTTTTCCAAATCATAATCATGATTAGCACCAGGAAGGACGACGTAAGCGTCATTACAAATATCACTGCTATGCCTGTAGTGAATTCATGAAATAGTTTCATTTTAATTAAAATCAGTGGATCATTATCTAAAATATTGATCGAATACGATCACTTACCGTATGCATTTCCAATCTTTGTGGTGCTTCTGAAACCCAAGGTGACTCCAACACAAGCCAGCATGAGAAGGTAGTTGACCTCCGGAATGTAAACTTGTCCTTCATACTTGGTCGATGTGTGCACAATTTTCACACGAGGGAAACACCCTAGTGAAAGAGACTGTTGGATGATTGAGAAGGTACCCGAAATCATGGCTTGGCTGGCTATGATTGATGCCATTACGGCAACCCCAAACATAGGCCAATACAAAGGATCTGCATACGCGCAACATAATTTGTATATATGTTAGTCACACCTTTACTTAGTCAGTTACATGTTTATGATAATAAAGGTAAAGGGCATAAATTTACTTGGTATGGACTCATAGAAGGTGTTCGCAACTAGAGTCTTGTGCTCACGCAGAAAAGAGGCTTGTCCGGTATATGCAAGTAGGAGAGCTGGGTAAGTCACTGAGCACATACTAATCTGAATGGATCNNNNNNNNNNNNNNNNNNNNNNNNNNNNNNNNNNNNNNNNNNNNNNNNNNNNNNNNNNNNNNNNNNNNNNNNNNNNNNNNNNNNNNNNNNNNNNNNNNNNNNNNNNNNNNNNNNNNNNNNNNNNNNNNNNNNNNNNNNNNNNNNNNNNNNNNNNNNNNNNNNNNNNNNNNNNNNNNNNNNNNNNNNNNNNNNNNNNNNNNTGACTCGGAGTCAAACCAACCTTGGCATATCGACACAACAGAGAGTAAAGTGCGAACGTCCCTCCTACCAAATTAGAAATAAGGtcgtaaaataatttttttttataaaatagTTAAGAAATTAGTCGATATCTACAATGATAATGAATCTATTTTGAATAAATATTGCATCATGCATGATGCATGACTTGCAAATTAGTCAGATAAGTTTCTCCCTGGTTTGTGCCTCATTGTTGTTGGTTCCCAGTAAGGTGTCTTCTTAATTCTTTGTCTTTACCTTTAGACTTTTGCATTGAATATCTGATACATCAATGTGGACTTTTGGACATGCATGGAAGATAAGCAATAGTCTGACAATATTAATGGAATATATATCTAAATCATCGTATGAAAATGTTATTATATATAGTACCAAGGCGAGCTTTATGAATATAATTCCGGCTGGTAGTGGCACTGGATTTGGATTTCTATTCAAACACGCATCAATACAAAATGCACGCCAACATATATAGGTTGAAATTCGGACCTTTGCATGCATACAAAACTTTGGCCAATTTTATCTGTTAGATAGGAAGGTTTTTGGCCAAACTTtgtcgaaaaaaagaaaagaaaaaaaaacttattctCTTCAATTAATAGAAGTTTCTAAAAATTGTCCTGATTAACCTTAACTGAAACTTGTATTATATCTCTCTTTTAATTATCATTAAACaactatcattttttttttttgaaagaattaAACAACTATCATTAACAGAGAGTAAaacttagatttttttttttttttgagaaatagtaaaactttttttttgatcgggtacTTAGcagttagtaactcacacacccatgcagtggtatcccagcgccaggacacctgcaccgacattgcggcgaaagccaggcAAAACCAGattaatccactgcaccgcagacgcacgaacccaaaggatccctcaaatttgctggccacgggatggagcggggattcgaacgctagacctgagGGTTCCAAACTAGgccgttcgaccaacacaccacaccacgtggttagaAACAGTAAAACTTAGATTCTTCTACTAAGAGAAATTTGAAATAATACATAAATAACAATTGTGTTAGTAGTTGGCTAGCACAAAAACGGAAAAGGATTAATTAATAAAAATGGATCCAAGTTGTGAGAGATCAATCTTACCGTCGCCATTATCGTTGGCTCGGAGGACGATGAAGACGTACTTAATCAAGGGGATTAAGGTGATGGTGTATATGATCAAAGAAAGAACACCCAAGATGTCATCTATGTCCTTGATGCCATTGGTGAAGGTACTCGCATACACATATAGAGGTGATGTACCAATGTCTCCATAGACTATTCCAAGGCTCTGAAATGCTAGGTGCAGTATCACCGACCAACTTGCACCCTATAAACAAATGAAAacaatttcaataaaaaaattacaACTTGAAACAGTATAGAAAGTTCTGGTAGTTTGTCTTAATTCAAGAACAGTCTAGCTAATATAGTAATATACATATCAAATGTAACCAGCTGGTCgtatttgtttgtttctaaTTAAGCACACAGAAAAATTTACAAATTTACTTATAGATATGATCATGATAATTAAAGACCGGACCTGGGAGCTATGGCCATGGTGACCGTTGACACTGCGTGACTCGATATCCAAGGAGTCGAATCTACGTAACTTTTGCCATGAAAGTTTCTTGCCTTTGAGTTGTTGATGATCCGGATGATGAGGAAGTACTACTACTTCTTCTTGGCGGTCATGGCTTTTAGGATCCTGATCTGTACCGTTTTCTAATATTGCATCTTCAGGCATCTctatctgagagagagagagagagagagggaggaaaTCTGAGGGTGTTGTGAGAATCAAAAGTATGGGGGAGAAGTATTTCCTAGAACTGAGGATGAGGATGTTGATATTTATAAGCAAACGAGGAAGAGTCCACGTATTCGTTTTCTATACAGTCATACACACGCATGATCGAAATTTCTttca is a genomic window containing:
- the LOC133737825 gene encoding potassium transporter 5-like, with translation MPEDAILENGTDQDPKSHDRQEEVVVLPHHPDHQQLKGKKLSWQKLRRFDSLDIESRSVNGHHGHSSQGASWSVILHLAFQSLGIVYGDIGTSPLYVYASTFTNGIKDIDDILGVLSLIIYTITLIPLIKYVFIVLRANDNGDGGTFALYSLLCRYAKVGLTPRSIQISMCSVTYPALLLAYTGQASFLREHKTLVANTFYESIPNPLYWPMFGVAVMASIIASQAMISGTFSIIQQSLSLGCFPRVKIVHTSTKYEGQVYIPEVNYLLMLACVGVTLGFRSTTKIGNAYGIAVIFVMTLTSSFLVLIMIMIWKTPILLIISYVLIIGSVELMYLSSVLYKFDQGGYLPLAIATLLMLIMFVWNDVHRRKYYYELEHKISPEKLKQLAVDKNFCRMPGLAMFYSELVQGIPPIFSHYAANVPALHSVLVFVSIKSLPISKVPLEERFLFRRVEPRELNVFRCVARYGYTDVRNENEPFEGLLIEKLKEFLRDDFWLSQRTMHITNGEKLEKEVSAELEGDDHELVNGNGHNENENENENVKQVLDDDEDQRKQQDDILLETEIEAIDKAWHRGVVHLIGENEVTAAKGAGIAKRILIDYAYNFLKRNLRQSDKVFDIPHKRMLKVGMTYEL